Proteins encoded in a region of the Anopheles ziemanni chromosome 2, idAnoZiCoDA_A2_x.2, whole genome shotgun sequence genome:
- the LOC131288461 gene encoding zinc finger protein 345-like: MPPGSSQQYDRAHGSNASTTSYIPAENDDENCSAESKDLTQEKYKCCGCLVQFDNENELMEHAQAVHGSNASKPNETNPFQCKVCYHLFDTVRAMNIHRSHFSQRRRSCKVCGASLKNGIAVLRHQKCLLKPENHYPCRLCGENFTYWISRKKHEQNEHHDTIEKSYKCCGCCTQFRTEKELLYHSRSVHAPWAPPPAQGRPFQCKTCYRSFKTAGNLKTHVDSKKYSFQCTTCEKQFSCYSSLIRHEKLHNKTTRPCKYCRETFSNRFELRKHEYGVHKEERANLLQHVCSVCGKTFRSADYLRIHTKLHADATPYKCFCGAQFKLKVYLTSHRKTVHNEGHTCKYCKKSFPYASLLKEHENQHRGNKEIQCEFCGKEFYTSSSARHHMQKVHGKIKKRA, encoded by the coding sequence ATGCCACCAGGTTCGAGTCAACAATATGATCGTGCTCACGGTTCCAATGCATCTACAACAAGTTATATACCAGCAGAAAACGACGATGAAAATTGCAGTGCAGAATCAAAGGATTTAACtcaggaaaaatacaagtgtTGCGGGTGTCTAGTTCAATTCGACAATGAAAACGAATTGATGGAACATGCGCAAGCCGTACACGGCTCCAATGCATCGAAACCGAACGAGACAAACCCATTTCAATGTAAGGTTTGCTACCACTTGTTTGACACAGTTCGTGCTATGAATATCCATCGGTCCCATTTCTCCCAGCGCAGACGTAGCTGCAAGGTGTGTGGTGCATCGCTAAAAAATGGAATCGCCGTTTTAAGACACCAAAAATGCCTCTTAAAACCCGAGAACCATTATCCTTGTAGGCTTTGCGGTGAAAATTTTACCTATTGGATCTCTAGAAAAAAGCATGAACAAAATGAGCACCACGATacaatcgaaaaaagttataaatgcTGCGGGTGTTGCACTCAGTTCCGTACGGAAAAGGAACTGCTGTACCATAGCCGTTCGGTACATGCCCCCTGGGCGCCACCGCCAGCCCAAGGGAGACCATTTCAATGCAAAACCTGCTATCGTAGTTTTAAGACTGCGGGTAATCTAAAAACCCATGTGGATTCAAAAAAATATTCGTTTCAGTGTACAACGTGCGAAAAACAGTTTTCATGCTATTCCTCCCTAATCCGACACGAAAAGTTGCACAACAAAACCACGCGCCCATGCAAATACTGTAGGGAAACATTCTCAAATAGATTCGAATTAAGGAAACATGAATATGGTGTCCACAAAGAAGAGCGAGCAAATTTACTGCAACACGTTTGCTCTGTgtgtgggaaaactttccgcaGTGCTGATTACCTTAGAATACATACGAAATTGCATGCTGATGCCACACCATACAAATGTTTTTGTGGTGCTCAGTTCAAGCTGAAAGTATACTTAACATCGCACAGGAAAACGGTGCACAATGAAGGGCACACTTGTAAATACTGTAAAAAGAGCTTTCCCTACGCTTCCTTACTGAAGGAACACGAAAACCAGCATAGGGGAAACAAAGAAATTCAATGCGAATTTTGCGGTAAAGAATTCTACACGAGCTCCTCTGCCAGACACCATATGCAGAAAGTACACGGGAAAATTAAGAAACGTGCTTAA
- the LOC131293096 gene encoding zinc finger protein 501-like — MCDALTQVKENDGLPSLCCVQCHSDLIISITIRRKCIYSDNIMRALLQSTFVQAGAHGCVDFDHIKQEGSDVEHLELESDELVLPPEISFEKDNYKHYKLNITSTTAQDINERMVADDGYKEFGVVYQKLQHQRYEHILKRPNNEEQTQEAKGNIQQDEHILEKSSKCCGCGSDFGTKNELLQHAQTVHAPKALVDPRKPVRCNICYKSFKTEINLHRHQNAQGPYQCAICGKIFSIPSSLYMHEIVHNTKEFECGQCGQTFHSKYARTKHIRLTHRAQASHVCPTCGKTYTTASYLREHMNLHEDKPLHKCYCGAAFKMKHYLYSHMAKAHSGRNTCRFCQATFRCPSVLKGHENGHLGIKEYFCSVCNEGFYSQKQLGKHRAKWHGPKSRIKKRKQANKSNPKLIELEKQL; from the exons ATGTGTGATGCCCTCACGCAGGTGAAGGAAAATGATGGTTTACCTAGCTTATGTTGTGTGCAGTGCCACTCAGACCTCATTATCTCCATCACTATTCGTCGTAAATGCATCTATTCAGATAATATAATGAGGGCCTTACTGCAGTCTACTTTTGT CCAAGCTGGAGCCCATGGATGCGTGGATTTTGATCACATAAAACAGGAAGGTTCCGATGTAGAACATCTTGAACTCGAAAGTGATGAGCTCGTTCTACCACCTGAAATATCATTCGAAAAGGATAATTACAAACATTACAAACTGAACATCACATCAACGACTGCTCAAGATATCAACGAACGCATGGTAGCAGACGATGGTTACAAAGAATTTGGTGTTG tttaTCAGAAATTACAGCATCAACGATACGAACATATATTGAAAAGGCCAAACAATGAAGAACAAACGCAGGAAGCAAAAGGCAATATTCAACAAGACGAACACATATTGGAAAAGTCATCCAAATGCTGTGGATGCGGTTCTGACTTTGGAACGAAGAATGAATTACTGCAACATGCACAAACGGTGCATGCCCCAAAAGCCCTGGTAGACCCACGGAAGCCAGTTCGATGCAATATCTGTTACAAATCGTTTAAAACGGAAATTAATTTGCACCGCCACCAGAATGCCCAGGGTCCGTATCAGTGTGCGATATGTGGAAAAATATTCTCCATACCTTCGAGCCTTTACATGCATGAAATAGTGCACAACACAAAGGAATTCGAATGCGGACAATGTGGGCAAACTTTCCACAGTAAATATGCTAGAACGAAGCATATACGATTAACGCACAGAGCACAGGCGAGCCATGTTTGCCCGACGTGTGGAAAGACTTACACTACCGCGAGCTATCTTAGAGAACATATGAATCTGCATGAAGACAAACCGTTACATAAATGTTATTGTGGCGCAGCATTCAAGATGAAGCATTACTTATACAGCCATATGGCAAAGGCACACTCCGGTCGAAACACGTGCCGATTTTGCCAAGCTACCTTCAGATGTCCAAGTGTTCTTAAAGGACACGAAAACGGGCACCTCGGGATAAAGGAATATTTCTGCAGCGTCTGCAATGAAGGTTTTTACTCACAAAAACAATTAGGAAAACATCGTGCCAAATGGCACGGTCCGAAAAGCCGCATAAAGAAACGAAAGCAGGCTAACAAATCAAATCCTAAACTAATAGAGCtagaaaaacaactttaa